GCCGAAGACACCCGCCCGAAGGCAATCACGATCGGATGGATTGCGATCAGCAGGTGGCCGGACGTGACGAACGACCGGATCGCCCGGAGCGGCGAAATGGCGAGAATGGCCATGTCCTTGGCGATAACCTTTGCCCGCCCGGCCGCGCCGGCCACGCCCTTCATGTCGAGGGCCCGGTTGATGGCGCCAATCCGCATGCCGCGCTTGATCACCCAGTTCCGGCTGGTCCGGTCCTCGGGGACCGTTTCAATCACCAGGGCCTCCTGGTTCCAGAATGAGCGGAACCCCGCGCTATGGGCACGCTGGAAGAAATCCGTATCGCCGCCTCCCAGCAGATTGAACCGGCTGTCGAAGGCAGGCTCACCGAGCCGCTCGAAGACTGCGCGCCGGATCAGACAATTGCCGCTGCCATAGATCCGCTCCACGGGGCCGGTCTGGCCGAAGGCCGGATGAAACACCGGGTGCCGACTGATCGCAGCGGCAGGCTCTGTCCGGAAGCGCGGGATGACCGGACCGCCGACGATGTCGGCCCCGGACATTTCGGCGGCAGCGACCATGCTGGCGAGCCAGCTGGGGGTTGCCGTCTCGTCGTCGTCGATCATGAGAAAGAACTGGGCATTGGGAAAGGCCGCCAATGCGGTCGAAAACCCGGCATTGATGGCACTGACATTGCCGGGAGCGGGTTCAACCTCGGCAATGCCGGCAAGCAGGCCAGCTTCGAGGACCTGCCGGGCCACGGTCAACCCTGCCTGGCCGCCAACATCGTTCTCGACGACCAGAATGGCGAAGCCGGCATGCCCCACCTGCCCGGACAGTGAATCCAGGGTCTCGCGGAGCATGGCCGGCCGTCGATAGGTCGGCACAACGACGACGGTCCGCACGGCCGCCACATCCAGCCCGGGGCTGGCGGCGGCATATCCGGGACGCGGCGTCTCACGGCGAGACAAGGGCATCGTCTGGGTCTCAATCTGGGCCAAGGGCGAGGCTCCAACGGGTTCGCGGCAAGTCATGCCCACCAGAACAGCAAGAGTCTTGCCGCGATTTCGAGCTTAGCCGCGTTGGCCTTACCCTTGCGTAACAAATCGTACCGACATCCAATGACGAGCTGGGCAATCCCGGTTCGGCACGAAATAGCAGGAGCGCTGCCATGCCCACACTCCCCCGAGCCCGCCAATGACCGAGATTGGATTGGACGCCGTGCCGCCGGCGTCCGAAGCGAACATCAACCGCTTCAGCTTCAACCACACGATTGCGCGCAGGCTGCCATTCAGGACGGTTCCCATCCGGCTCGACCGGCCGATCCTGTCGATATCGTTCGATGACTTCCCGGTTTCGGCCTATGAGCTCGGCGCCACTCTTCTCGAAGAGCGCGGCGTCCGTGGCACCTATTACGCCTGCACCGGCCAGCTGGGCTCAACCACAGACCTCTGGACAGTCGTGCCGCCCGATGCGGTCGTCGACCTGCATCAGCGCGGTCATGAGATCGGACTTCATAGCCACGGCCACGCCAAGGTCCATGACCTGAGCCCCGCCGCGTTCAGGGCCGATCTCGCCGCCAACCGCGCGGCACTGCGCCGGCTCCTTCCGGGCACGTCCCATGAAACCTTCGCCTATCCCTATGGCTATTCCGGCATCCGACAGAAGCTTCTGCTCGGCAAGCTCGCGCGGGCAAGTCGGTCCGTCCAGCCTGGCATCAACACGGGAAAGCTCGACCTCGACTTCATCAAGGCCACCGAATTGATCGACTGCGCCCAGTCGGCAGCGTCTATCGGCCACCTGCTGGATCAGGCCTGCAGCCAGAACGGCTGGCTCGTGTTCCTGTCCCATGATGTGGCCGACAGCCCCACGCGCTACGGCTGCTCCCCGGCATTGCTGGCAGCAACGATCGAGCAAGCGCAGAAGCGCGACATGGCGATCCTCACCATCGCCCAGGCGCTCGACGAGATTGGCGCCCCCTGATCCCGGTGGCCGGCCGCACCGCATCGTGTGGCCCTCCACTTGCGATGTGACCTTCAGGCTCTCAGCAGCGTCCCGAACCGGCACAGATATGGCCAGGTTCGGTGCGCAGCGGGACAGGAAAGGCTCGATGCCATGTACGAACATGTGACACAGGATGCGGAACGGTCCGATCGCCGCCCCCCCCGCCCGGCCCCCGTCGCCGAGCGTCAAGGCGGTCTCGACATCGTCGGGACATTGGCGCGGCGCTGGGTGCTGATCGCCGCGCTTGGGGTCGCAGGTGCGGCCGGTGCCTATGCGGCGTCCCGGCTGATCGCACCGCGCTTCATGTCGACGGCCCAGATCTTCATCGACCCGCGCGGCCTTCAGGTGCTCGACAACGAGCTGACACCGAGGCAGCAGGACTCCAGTACCGCGATCAACTTCGTCGAGAGCCAGGCGAGGATCGTGACGTCGCAGAGCGTGCTGGCCCGTGTCGTCGACAGCGAGCGCCTGACCCAGGATCCGGAATTCGTCGGCGGCGATGCCTCCTGGGCAAGCCGGTTGCTCGGCAATCTCGGACTGCGGGGCGCGCCGGTCGAGGAAAGCCTGGAGGTCCGCGAACGGCTGGCCTTCACCGCGCTCTACGACCGCGTCATCGTCCGCCGCCCGGAACGCACCTTCATCATCGAGGTGACGGCCCGGGCGAACAATGCCGACAAGGCTGCGCGCCTGGCAAACGCCGTCGCCAACGCCTACATCGAATCCCAGACGTCGGCCCGCGCGGAAGCCGCCCGCCGCGCCACGCTGTCGCTCACCAATCGCCTCGATGAGCTGCGCGAGCGTGTGAAGGTGTCCGAGGAAAGGGCCGAGGACTTCCGTCGCCGCAACGGCCTGGTCGGAACGCGCACACAGCTCGTCAGCGAACAGCAGCTGACCGACGCCAACACCCAGCTTGGCCAGGCCCAGGCCCGTATCGCCGAGGCCCAGGCTCGCGCCGACCAGATCCTCCAGGCGCTTCGCCCCGGCGGCCAGGCCAATGCGCTGCCCGAGGCGGTGGCCTCTGCGACCATTGCGGCCCTTCGCGGCCAGCAGGCCGAAGCCCG
This region of Phreatobacter aquaticus genomic DNA includes:
- a CDS encoding GumC family protein, with amino-acid sequence MYEHVTQDAERSDRRPPRPAPVAERQGGLDIVGTLARRWVLIAALGVAGAAGAYAASRLIAPRFMSTAQIFIDPRGLQVLDNELTPRQQDSSTAINFVESQARIVTSQSVLARVVDSERLTQDPEFVGGDASWASRLLGNLGLRGAPVEESLEVRERLAFTALYDRVIVRRPERTFIIEVTARANNADKAARLANAVANAYIESQTSARAEAARRATLSLTNRLDELRERVKVSEERAEDFRRRNGLVGTRTQLVSEQQLTDANTQLGQAQARIAEAQARADQILQALRPGGQANALPEAVASATIAALRGQQAEARRRLADASTEFGSRHPTVRNAQAQVSDLERAINEELGRIAASARADLQRAKASEAAQRRTVEELTGQASNASQAFVQLRELQREVDVNRNLLNAFLSRSRETSELERVDTSNARIVTVAQPPRDRTFPPRGVVMAAAGFALGSGLGIALVLAFALLGGGGGLGAASVVPVANRPAPRQAPPLARLV
- a CDS encoding glycosyltransferase family 2 protein, which produces MAQIETQTMPLSRRETPRPGYAAASPGLDVAAVRTVVVVPTYRRPAMLRETLDSLSGQVGHAGFAILVVENDVGGQAGLTVARQVLEAGLLAGIAEVEPAPGNVSAINAGFSTALAAFPNAQFFLMIDDDETATPSWLASMVAAAEMSGADIVGGPVIPRFRTEPAAAISRHPVFHPAFGQTGPVERIYGSGNCLIRRAVFERLGEPAFDSRFNLLGGGDTDFFQRAHSAGFRSFWNQEALVIETVPEDRTSRNWVIKRGMRIGAINRALDMKGVAGAAGRAKVIAKDMAILAISPLRAIRSFVTSGHLLIAIHPIVIAFGRVSSAFGSEPHQYGQDKPS
- a CDS encoding polysaccharide deacetylase family protein, which codes for MTEIGLDAVPPASEANINRFSFNHTIARRLPFRTVPIRLDRPILSISFDDFPVSAYELGATLLEERGVRGTYYACTGQLGSTTDLWTVVPPDAVVDLHQRGHEIGLHSHGHAKVHDLSPAAFRADLAANRAALRRLLPGTSHETFAYPYGYSGIRQKLLLGKLARASRSVQPGINTGKLDLDFIKATELIDCAQSAASIGHLLDQACSQNGWLVFLSHDVADSPTRYGCSPALLAATIEQAQKRDMAILTIAQALDEIGAP